From the Spiribacter sp. 2438 genome, one window contains:
- the argC gene encoding N-acetyl-gamma-glutamyl-phosphate reductase, whose product MVTAGIVGGTGYTGVELLRLLAAHPEVKLTTITSRGQAGQRVDAVFPNLRGVLDLRFSDPGDASLAACDVVFFATPNGTAMQMAPALVERGVRVIDLGADFRIRDLALWSQWYGMEHTCPDLAAEAVYGLPERHREAIRSARLVANPGCYPTAVQLGLLPLVETRAVELSHVVADAKSGASGAGRQPKQHTLLCEATENFHAYGAGGHRHLPEIRQGLEEAAGQPVGLTFVPHLVPMIRGIHATLYAPLKDPATDLQSLYEARYADEPFVDVLPPGSHPETRSVRGNNLVRIAVHRPADSDMALVLAVEDNLVKGAAGQAVQNMNLMLGLDETAGLIHTAVLP is encoded by the coding sequence ATGGTAACCGCCGGCATTGTCGGAGGCACAGGCTACACCGGAGTTGAGTTGCTGCGGCTGCTGGCCGCGCACCCCGAGGTAAAACTGACCACCATCACCTCCCGGGGTCAGGCGGGCCAGCGGGTGGATGCGGTATTTCCCAACCTCCGCGGTGTGCTGGACCTCCGCTTCAGCGACCCCGGGGATGCGTCCCTGGCCGCCTGTGACGTGGTCTTCTTTGCCACGCCCAACGGCACGGCCATGCAGATGGCCCCGGCGCTGGTTGAGCGCGGCGTTCGGGTGATTGACCTCGGCGCGGATTTCCGTATTCGCGACCTGGCGCTGTGGTCGCAGTGGTATGGCATGGAGCACACCTGCCCGGATCTGGCGGCGGAGGCGGTCTATGGACTGCCGGAGCGGCATCGCGAGGCCATTCGCAGTGCCCGTCTGGTGGCCAACCCGGGCTGCTACCCCACGGCGGTTCAGCTGGGTCTGCTGCCCCTGGTGGAGACCCGGGCCGTGGAGTTGAGTCATGTGGTCGCCGACGCAAAGTCCGGCGCCAGTGGGGCCGGACGCCAGCCGAAGCAGCACACCCTGTTGTGCGAAGCCACCGAAAACTTTCATGCCTACGGCGCGGGGGGGCATCGACATCTGCCGGAAATCCGTCAGGGCCTGGAAGAGGCCGCGGGTCAGCCGGTGGGCCTGACCTTTGTCCCTCACCTGGTGCCCATGATCCGCGGCATTCATGCGACGCTCTATGCGCCCCTGAAGGATCCCGCCACGGATCTTCAGTCGCTCTACGAGGCGCGCTATGCCGATGAGCCCTTCGTGGATGTCCTGCCGCCGGGCAGTCACCCGGAGACCCGCAGTGTCCGCGGCAACAACCTGGTTCGCATCGCCGTGCACCGTCCTGCCGACAGCGACATGGCGCTGGTTCTGGCGGTGGAGGACAATCTGGTCAAGGGCGCCGCAGGCCAGGCCGTGCAGAACATGAACCTCATGCTGGGTCTGGACGAGACCGCCGGGCTGATCCACACCGCGGTATTGCCATGA
- a CDS encoding TlpA disulfide reductase family protein, which yields MAKNALTGLVALMVLGALTFAWLGPRSGDPAPDVALHLLDGEAVPLADYRGGPVLIQFWATDCPTCISEMPELVELYETLGPQGLTLVGVAMEYDPERRVRNLVDRKGLPYPIALDEGARVANAFDNIRVTPTSVLIDAEGRIVWQRIGLLNFDRLHNEIRNLLPEEQSA from the coding sequence ATGGCAAAGAACGCATTAACCGGTCTGGTGGCGCTGATGGTACTCGGCGCTCTGACATTTGCCTGGCTGGGACCACGCAGCGGCGACCCGGCGCCGGATGTGGCCCTGCATCTGCTGGATGGCGAGGCCGTCCCGCTGGCGGACTATCGCGGCGGCCCGGTGCTGATTCAGTTCTGGGCGACGGATTGCCCCACCTGCATCAGTGAAATGCCCGAGCTGGTGGAGCTGTACGAAACCCTGGGTCCTCAGGGGCTGACGCTGGTGGGCGTTGCCATGGAATACGACCCGGAGCGCCGGGTCCGCAACCTCGTCGATCGAAAGGGCCTGCCCTACCCCATCGCCCTGGATGAGGGTGCCCGGGTGGCCAATGCCTTTGACAACATCCGCGTCACCCCGACATCGGTACTGATCGACGCCGAGGGTCGCATTGTCTGGCAGCGTATCGGCTTGCTGAACTTTGATCGGCTCCACAACGAAATCCGCAACCTGCTGCCCGAGGAGCAGTCTGCATGA
- the hemJ gene encoding protoporphyrinogen oxidase HemJ: MTYLWVKAFHLISMVTWFAALFYLPRLFVYHAMAEDEVGRERFKVMERKLYRGIMTPSAVVTIGLGVWLIAMQPFWLQQGWLHVKLLLVAALAGYHLYCGRLLKAFAEDRNPHGHVWYRWFNEAPVIVLIGVILLATLKPWI, from the coding sequence ATGACGTATCTCTGGGTCAAGGCATTCCATCTGATCAGCATGGTCACCTGGTTCGCCGCACTGTTCTATCTGCCACGGCTGTTTGTCTACCATGCCATGGCCGAAGACGAGGTCGGCCGGGAGCGCTTCAAGGTGATGGAGCGCAAGCTCTATCGGGGCATCATGACGCCCAGCGCCGTGGTGACCATCGGGCTTGGCGTATGGCTGATCGCCATGCAGCCATTCTGGCTGCAGCAGGGATGGCTGCACGTCAAGCTTTTGCTGGTGGCAGCGCTGGCGGGCTATCACCTTTACTGCGGGCGATTGCTGAAGGCGTTTGCCGAAGACCGCAACCCGCACGGCCACGTGTGGTACCGCTGGTTCAATGAAGCGCCGGTAATTGTCTTGATCGGGGTGATCCTACTGGCCACACTGAAACCGTGGATATGA
- the irrA gene encoding iron response transcriptional regulator IrrA → MNNAQQTGADDAYLRDLLQQAGLRATRQRLGLAELIFGQGERHLTAEGVYAEALDAGLRLSQTTVYNTLHQFTEAGLLREILADPRRIYFDTNVAPHHHFLDEDTGAMEDIPAETVAVSSLPKPPDGKSIESVDVIVRVRSASPA, encoded by the coding sequence ATGAACAACGCTCAACAAACCGGCGCCGACGACGCCTATCTCCGTGATCTACTGCAGCAGGCCGGTCTGCGGGCCACCCGGCAGCGGCTGGGGCTGGCGGAACTGATTTTCGGCCAGGGTGAGCGTCACCTCACCGCCGAGGGTGTCTATGCCGAGGCCCTCGACGCCGGGCTGCGGCTGTCCCAGACCACGGTGTACAACACCCTGCATCAATTCACCGAAGCGGGCCTGCTGCGCGAAATCCTTGCCGATCCACGCCGCATCTACTTCGACACCAACGTCGCCCCGCATCATCACTTTCTTGATGAAGACACCGGCGCCATGGAGGACATACCCGCCGAGACCGTGGCGGTCAGCTCACTCCCCAAGCCCCCGGATGGCAAGTCCATCGAGAGTGTTGATGTCATCGTTCGGGTTCGGAGTGCCTCGCCGGCCTGA